A window of the Cannabis sativa cultivar Pink pepper isolate KNU-18-1 chromosome X, ASM2916894v1, whole genome shotgun sequence genome harbors these coding sequences:
- the LOC133031757 gene encoding enhancer of mRNA-decapping protein 4-like encodes MITRTLSGELAEGLCKLMAFAAAGASSKGPNSLTTQLSNGPLSSVHEMAESPVDPIKELSRLIAERKFEEAFTGALHRSDVSIVSWLCSQVDLPGIMSLVPLPLSQGVVLALLQQLACDINNDMSRKLAWMTDVAVAINPTDPLIALHVRPIFEKVYQTLEYHRNQSTTSASDINNIRLLMHLINSVLMSCK; translated from the coding sequence ATGATCACTCGAACCTTAAGTGGAGAATTAGCTGAAGGCCTATGTAAACTGATGGCGTTTGCAGCTGCAGGTGCTAGCTCAAAAGGACCGAATTCCTTGACAACACAGTTGAGCAATGGTCCACTTTCTAGTGTACATGAAATGGCAGAATCACCGGTTGATCCTATTAAGGAATTATCAAGGTTGATCGCTGAGCGCAAATTTGAGGAAGCATTTACAGGAGCCCTCCACAGAAGTGATGTTTCCATAGTTTCTTGGTTGTGTTCTCAGGTTGATTTACCAGGAATCATGTCACTGGTGCCACTGCCATTAAGCCAAGGAGTTGTACTGGCTCTTCTCCAACAATTGGCATGCGACATAAACAATGACATGTCGAGAAAGTTGGCATGGATGACAGATGTGGCTGTGGCCATAAATCCAACGGATCCCTTGATTGCATTGCATGTCCGGCCAATCTTTGAAAAAGTTTACCAAACACTTGAATATCATCGCAATCAATCTACCACTTCAGCTTCAGATATCAACAACATTCGCCTTCTTATGCACTTAATCAACTCTGTGTTAATGAGCTGTAAATGA